The Equus asinus isolate D_3611 breed Donkey chromosome 25, EquAss-T2T_v2, whole genome shotgun sequence genomic sequence TCTCATCCTTTCCTCCCAAACTCAGCCAGAGAGAGGAATCCTGGCTACAGACTCCAGCCTCTGTGGAGACCAGGAGTCCCTGATTCACCTCCCCCCGGGCCGTGGAGGAGTTTGCAGATCTGAGTGTCAAGGCTAGACTATTTGGAAGATACTTTGTCTGGTTAGATATGAGTTGCAAACCATATAAAACCGAATTAAAGTTTTAACATTTGGCCTTTAGACACGGAAAACACAATGTAACAAATGAACCTAATTGTGCAAAAATGTTATAGAACAACCAAATGGATTAGAACTATTCCACgagactttaaaacaataatttatctATACCCCAGGACAGTAAGAAAACCAAAAGCTACTTTTCTCAATCGTGTTGCTAGTGGTGTTGCTGCTATCATCTTTATTCGTGTGTCTGTATAATGTGGGAAAAGCAAACGTTGTGGGATATTCTAATTCTACTACTCCCTGTGTCCTTAACGCACAATGCTTGGTGTTAGAGGAGGAGATTTAGATGAAAAACAAACGTTCAGTAAAAGCCCTGTGGTTCTCAATTCGAATTGGCAGTGTTTGCGAATCTATTTGAAGCAACTGGTGTGAATTAAAGgtcctcctggaagaaaataggaCCTCAGAATCAGAACACGCCACGCCTATCCCCCCAGACCTTATGTCCGTTAGAATCGCCCCAAAGAGAGAGACCCAGACCTGAGAAATCAACTTAGCCACTCAAAGCACCCAACCTTCCTACATAGAACTTTGGTTTCTCGTTCAGGGAAACTTAGGCATGTTGACATGCAAATCACACAGCAGACATGTGTTCCAAGGTGAcagaagagaagaacagaaatagaGAGTCAAAAATTTCAGCTCATGAAAGGATTTCTCTCCAGATCAATCACACAGCATAGGAAAACTCTAAAACGACATACAATGAATCTGAGTTAAACGTGCCCAACAAAGCATTTGTACAcacgaacaaaacaaaaccacataagAAATACACAACTCAAAAGAGAAGtggacaagaaacagaaaatgagaaattagaCTTGGCAGAAACTagggaaaaatgggagaaaaagaaaattctctgaaaaatagGCTAAATGACAAGGTTCATAAGGGCAACATATCTGTCTAAAAATACTATAAGGGACacagaataaagaaatggaagcatcaaacagaagagaaatgaagaaaagatgctgcaaaaggagcagagagaaagtcTAGATCCCGGGGAGAAACAGAACTGGGGTGGTCAACACTAAGACCTCGCCTCCTGGAACTGACagatttaaaggaaaggaaacaacttCCTGCGAAGCTCCAGacccctctctgctcctcaaaGAAGCCAATTCACACACAATAGAGAGAAAATCAATCTACGTCTACACCTCAACAGAACAACAATGCGGGACAATACCCTATAAAAACTCAGTGACAGTCATCGTGGGCAAGTACTTCATAGTCACCCAGCTGTCCCTGTGTCAAGGCAGCAGAAAAGAGTGTGGCACATACAACGCTCAGGGAGTCCTGCTTCCATCTTGAGGAGTCTTTTCAGGATGAACTCCACCCAACAAGAGAGGACTGAGGAAATTGGGACTTTCGAACAGCTGGTCATCATTGAATGTATTTAACTGTAGATCTAAAGCAGAAATCTGGAAGGGGCCAAGGGGAGAAAAACAGTGTGTCAATGGTATTCCTTTAACTGGGTTGAAATAATTCTATGAGAAGTGGccaggaaggatggaagaaaagagacaaacagaACAAATGTCCTGGATGGTCACAGTGGTAAAAGTTTGCAGTTGAAAGATGTCATTTCAAACGCGTAAAGCAATTATTAGAAGTTTGACAAGTTAGTAAGGGACTAAGATATCAAAAACCCTTAGTGAAATATACAGCACTAGCTACGCAGTTCTTAAATatcaaatgaaacacacacacagaaacatggaaacagaaaatagtaaataCCATCTACTACAGGTGGGTAATACAGCCTAAAACGTATGGGAGACTGTAGGACGTAActatgaagaagagagagaagaatgtttATCTTAATTTATGTTTCTATCCACCCAGTCAGTCACGATGATGCTGATTAtaacactgaatttaaaaaattcatgagtCCACAGTGAcagtcaaaacaaaaattttaatagcatACAAGGGGAAGGAATGTTCTTTTTCATGGCACAATGCCAACAAATACAAGGCTATAGGTATGAACGGATTAGAAAATTTCCaatgtataaatgcaaatatgctAATCGACATACATCAGGGATCATTAAGGATggtaaaatatttagagaaagatCTTTAGAAAAGAGGATGTTCACACACTCTCAAAGTACCACTCACCAAATTACTTACTcattatagaaaggaaaaaatgtgcccTTACAATGAACAGATCTCGTAGGCCCCTCCATAACAACGTGACCCATGCTAGTACGGCagtcacagaggtggacacaccgGACATTCTTAGTCTCCAGGTGGGCTCCACTAGGAAGCACCCAGCACTAACTACGTAGGGCTCTTGGCAAGAGGGTCGGCCTGAGCTTAGTCATGAGGAAGTGGTCAGACCAGTACACAATGTAGACCATTGAACCAGACAACTGTCCTGACCTCTACAAACAAGGCAATGTCACCgccaccaaaaacaacaaaaggtgAGGAGAGGTTTTTGGATCCAAAGGACTAAAGAAATCTTTTTAGTCGTTTAGCAGCCCAAaagtctcttctcctttttgttaTCTTACTTGTGGTGACGTTGCCTTGTTTGTAGAGGTGAGGCCAGTTGTCTTGTGCAGTGGTCTAGATTCTGCACTTGTCTCAGGACTACCTCATGACTGAATTCAGGCTAAACGTTGTCACCATAGCACTGCATAGTTAGTGCTGTCTGCTCCTCGCACAGCCCAGCTGGTGGCACAGAACGCCCGGTCTGTCACGTTGTCTTTTGCCAGTTGCTCCTGATTCTGCTGATGTGCAGGACGGGAACTGAGAGCAGCAAGGGTTAAGGTCTCTCATAACCGTGTGTGGGTCTAGGCGGTGGTCTCCTCAGTGACTTAGCGCAGTTGGAGGCCGAAGGGCTGGCCTTTTTCCCATCAAAGCAGGCTTTGCAGTAAAAACCTTGGAGAGTGCTTTGTGGTTGTGATGTTGATCTTCAGCATAGGATCCCTTCACTGTTCTGTTTGGGTTTTAAATTGATTTgctgtttcagatttttttcatcgAGTGAAAATGGTACTTTTTGTGATGCGGTTTCTTTCAAATCAGTAATATCTTTCCTTAGTTCCAGAGATCTTGGTatctgagagacagaaagagaaaataaaaatgaaatgtgagtCTTTGCAGGTCCCAATGATAGCTGAGCCTGGAGGGATGGCTATGTGGCGACAGAGGCCAGCAGGAGGCTGAGCTCCTGTTGAGGGGAGGAGCTGAAGGAGGAGCACAGGCCGCTGAAGGGGAAAGTGAGAGCCACAAGGTAGAAGAAACACCTCCCTGCACTTCCATCCAGGCTGTGGTGCAGCATCGAGGGACACCCTGTCCTCACCCCACCAGGAGCCTGGTGACATCCCAGCTCAGAGCGGCTGCAGAGCCTTAGCCAGAGCCCTACCAGCCTTTCCTCAGCAGCCACTTCACTCCTGAAGCCCCTCAGTCTGGAGCAAAGTGATGGCTTTCCCACACCTCCCAGGGAGGGATGTGCTTAGCATCCACCCCCCACATTCAGAAACAGACTGCTGTCGGAACGAGAGGACCCTGGGCAGAGAAGCACACCCTCTTTAACTCCACGTCCCAGTGCTCTGAGGAGGAGGGGCACAACGCTTgaactggaacccaggcctcagGCCCTTTCCATAATTTGTGGAAGGTGAGAGCAAGGGCTCCGATCTGGAGGTGTCCACAGACCACAGACACTGTTGCATCACTTTGGCTCAACGGGAAAAAAGGTTTTACAGAGAAATTCTTCTCCAAAGAGACTGAGGAAAGaaccaaaaaaggagaaactcaaaatggaattAACAAAAAGAGAGCAGGGACGGTAACCATGGCCTCAtgcattttccttcattctttagcGTTGATTCCACACAGGATGCACCTTAGGGCATTTCTAGGAGTATTCTCAACATCTAGACCAAAAACTCCGAAGGGCAAGCATGAGGCACCTGGTTTGACTAtgttctctcccaccccacccctttaTTTCCCACACAGCACTGCATAGGGCAAGATTCTCCTTTAGTCTTTTATGCCAGTGGAGAGAATGGCATAAGAAGCATAAACATGCAATCTTTTCCTGACTTTCAGCTGTTACTTACTATTACGTTCTCTTTAAGGGAATGAGCATAAAGATTCTCTTTGGGGCTTTTACTTAACGACAAAAATTGATCAATACTAAAATTCTCAAACTGGAGTGCTGAACGCATGGGACTTGAAATCAATTGGATGGAATAGGAACTTCtagttttatatgaaaaatgttaaagaaaatactaaattttattgTGCGTAATAAGGGAGGTATTGTTTTCTGTGCACTGGGTTTCAATGAAATGCTCGTTTCCTGTTTTATCTTGTCTTCAGAAAAGTTGGAGAAACTCTCCTCAAAGAAGGGCGGTCGGAAGTCTAATCCATTCATCTACCTCTTTTATCTTCTCACTTTTTTCCACGTTGTACAAATAGTGCTGTTGAGAGAGGCATACAAATCCCCTCAATGGCTGATGGATATTCAGGCTTTTTAATGAAGCAGCCACACATTCTGGGCATTTCTATCCTGAACCTGAGATCATCGTAGAGGAATGGTCCTTGTCACGTCTAGCTGCATGTTAGAATCCCTGGGGAGCTTTTGAAATCTACTGAAGCCCAAACCCCACTCCTGACAATTTAAATGAGAATCGCCAGGTGGGAGGTCAAGGCAGTGATCTTAATTAAATTTTCACCAGGTGCTTATTACAGGGCAGCGTTAATGCCAGCTCCAATGAGGCCCTGAGGTGAGGATGCTGAGTCCCTGGAAGCCCCGTGCACATTAGCACAGGCCTGCACATGGGGGCCGAGGAGAAAGCTGGCTCCAGGCCAGTCCAGCACTCCCACCTGTGACCCAGGTTCTCATTTGGTTTTTGTCATCTGGGCTCTTTGTCCTCAGTTTTAacacttcttctccttcttcacaTGGAGAGGGCCACGGTTAAGGGTCGTCCTAGGTCAGATTCCCAAAATGACTCAGGAGGAAGATCCATGTGTGAGTGATTCCTTGAGAAGAAAGAGGCAGTGGAGTTGGGGAAGCTGGGAAGGgaaggcaaagaaatgaagaaagtgtgtGATTTCAGGCAAAGTGCCTTGTGTTCAGCGGCATCAATGATGCTCTTGTGATGAGGAGGACCATGGGCTCAGGCTCGCCCGTGGCTAAGATGAAAGCAGAGAGGGAATATCAGGACAGCAGCGGCAGGGACACAGCAGAGTTCAGAGAGCAAACGAGATGGAGCTGGCAGGGCCTGGCAGGGTGGCAGCCCCCATGGAAAACAGAGGGAAGGCCAGACAGAGGTCGCATCAGCTGTTGGAGTGaacaaatgaggaagagaagagacagcGGGAGATTGAGCTAGAATCTTAGCTAGAGAGCCATGAGGCATAAGTGCATCTAAGAGCCACCGATGTGATTACCTCAGTACCCTCAGCTGAAGGCTGGGGAAATTGCATGTTATCCTCCACTTGTTGAAGAgcagttttcttttgataatcTTCTGTTTCTGGGCACTTAAGGCAGCTGAGCCCTCAGGAGCATCACCCTCCAGCTTGGGAGGTTTCTTTCCTCTGAGGGAAGCATCGAAACCCAgtcctgaaaaataaaaccacagccaACAGGATCCATTGTTATTCCTGATCGTACTGGGACTTAATCCTCCACCCAGGAGGGACATCAAATAAGCAGAGTGGCCAGAACAAGAAAGGCCACTGAAAGTCCATGGGTGAGGTGAGGCCAATGGCGacactttcatattttctctttctttgatcttACTCACACTACCCAGTAGTGATGAGATTGCCAGGAGGTGTGGGAGAGGCCCATCACCTCCCCGCTCCCACCCTCTGACGACTAACAATGGACCAGAGCTTCGtattccccttttctctctcaccttggAAGAGCGGCCACTGATTTCTGAAGGGACCGTGGGCTCTAAAGCTCCAGGTGGTGGAGCAAAGGCCAAGCCTGGCTTTGCCGTCACCACAGTCCAACTGGTCCAGCTGCAGCAGCAGATAACTGGTCACCTGGGTGCCTGGCTGCAGCTGTGTCTGTGAAGCTTGCAGCTCTGGCCTTTGGAAACTCCAGTTTGTCCTCAAAGGCCCTCGGTGACCGGCCTCCAGGGTGggagctgaaaggagaagagggCTCAGTGGGACCAATCCCAGCTTTCCTTTCCTCAGCCCTGGGAGCCCACCCATTTCTAATGTCCATGCCTGTCAGTGAGACCACCCAGCGACCCAAAGAGAAAAGGCAGACCTCATGTGCATGAAGGAGCTGTCAGCTTCACGTGTGTCCCTGGGGATGCTGAGATGGCAGGTGACAGGATGCAGTGTCCCAGAAGTGAGAAACCCACTGAGTCCAGAGGACTTTGGATGGAAGGATGAAGTCATGCCTGTGAATCTGTTCTCATTAACTTAGTCCTATGGCTTAGAGAGAAGGTTCTAGAGAGGCCTTAGGACATGGGGGAGAAAGCGATGCTGATGTGTACCCACAGTATAAAAGAACAGGGAGAGAAGTACGGCCAGAAGTCTTCAGGTCCGGTAGAAGACACAGTTGGGAAAACGTAGAACAGGGACCGAGTTATCCGAAGTTTTGTAAAGTTCTGCGGCCTTTTGAGCAGCTTTGTCTGTAATTTTTgactgccctccacccacccacacatGTAAATATCTATAGCCACGCAGGGCACCGGCAGCTACAGGACATGTAGTGGAGGTCTGAGTCCCCGATTGGAAACTTAGGGACAGAGAAGTGCCACAGAGTCAGACTTCGTGGTTCTTCAGGGAGGTAAGAGAGCGCTCAGTCCTGTGTCCCACACCCCTCGGTGGGGGCTGGGCAGTTCTCCCTAATAAACGTGTATATTTTGACTGTGCAATGAACACATACTCTCAGAAAGGGGGCTAACAAAGACTTCAAATAGCCTCAGGCCAGTCCAGGTCAGACTCAGGCGGGCTCCTGGCCCGCAGGGCCTGCTCTGCACTGCGAgggctcccctctctcctgccctctagCCATCCTCATTCTCACCAAGGGTTCACTGTTCCATAGaaatgtctctgtgtgtctgttgccATTTTGTCTTCCAGATCACAGACTCTCCTGACTCCTGTCCGTGCTCCATCCAGCCTCCCTCAAGGTGCGTTCCCTGGTTCCATCCTCTCTCACCAGCAAATGTCTCACCCGCCTTCTTACCCCAGATCCTGCCCCATCCTGTGCCTGCTCTGCTGGGGgaacttcctctcccctctctgctacACACCCTCAACTCTGCACCTCCTTTGCACTCCCTCCTTCTGTCTTCTGGCCCCTCTTTCTTCTACAGCATCGCTTCCCACACCTCCCTTAGATAAATCCTCTGGAATCAgcctgccctccagcccccaccccagccctgcaccaCATGCCTCTTCTGGCGTCCAGGTCTTTGTCCACAAGGACTTCTCTCGGGCTGTACCCTGTACTGCCTGTAGCCCCTCTGCTGCCATACACAGTGTTTACATGTTGTCATCAGCGAACCTCAACACAGGACGGGTCTGTGTAGAATTTAGGTGATCTCTTCACTTATCTCAGCCCATCTGCATGGGGCAATTTGTCCTTTCCTGCTGCATTTTGAACGATGGCCTGGCAAGGCCGTGCCCCATCACACACATCTCACTTCTGACGTGTGTCTGAGCATTTCTCATCCTCCTCATGGGGACCGAGACCTGGCTGTCAGGGTAACCGAGACACAGATGTGCAGCTTTACAACGGCGGCAGGACAACTCTAAGTGAGAGCAGAAAAGCCCCGAGGGCAGGGGCTGGTGAGACAGATCTCTCAGCCCTGGCTGATTTTCCATGGAGAGAGCTCCTCATGGAGCTGCAGCTCCCCTGGGAGGGCCTGGGTGAGCCGCTGGCTCTGCTCACAGGACGGAGTGCTCTGAGAGGGTAGGAGCTGGCAGATCGGCATGAGTGGAAACAGGAGTTCTTTGGATGAGTCTCCCAACTTTTCTGtttaagtttaaaattgtttGACATAGTTTGGAACAAAGCACAAGGAAGAGGGTGAGCACCATCCCCGCTTAGTCCCTGATGTTCCGACTGctgagagcaggagacagagcctGAGCAGGGGAGTCAGGCCAAACGGGGGCCACAGTCACACTGTGCACTGACTGGGGGTCTGGGGCTAGCAAAGTgacctcgctgagcctcagtgCCCTCGGCTCCAACATGAGATACCTCACCTATTGAGAGTGGCTCTGTGAGGACCGAATGGGTTATAGTGTCCACGGAGCTCACTTGCTGAGGGGCGTGGCACacaacagacacaaaaggccTGTGTGACATTTTCAGTCATGAATTGTTGTGATCCTCAGAAAGCCTTCGATTCTCTGCACCTCGGGAAGAACGGGAAACAGGAAAGAGGATGGTCCAGTGTGAAAAGGCACTTACTGACCCGAAAAGGTTGAAGGACCAATTGTTCATGGTCGATTTCACTATAAAATAGTCAGAGACAGTCAGGAACACCACAGAGTTTCTGGCTCTTCCTACAAGATGATTTCATGAGTAAAGGCTCCTAACAATCCAACCGCCTCGCCCAGAAGAGAAGTCCGGAAGATCGCCTCCGGGAGAGGAGATGAAAACTGTGTTTGAATCTCCCCGCTTGAGGAAATGGCGGCCCCAGTGGGATCTTGCTCACCAGGGAGGACTTTTCTGGAGATAATGGATAGGGAAGCTTGTGTGCTTTGCTCATAAATTAGGCCAATACCCCCATCAGGTACACAGGCTGTTGATAGTTTACATGAGATGATACCGCCGAGACTAGACACGTGATTGAAACTACAACCTCCACACGGAATAAATCAATGGTGTTGCACAAAGGACGAAACCCATGGCCATTGGTGGAGGATGAAAAATCAGAATGAGAGCTTTGGCTTCATTGAAAACACAGAAACAGGCAGGATTTGGTGTTCAGGATCTCGTATCCAAATGCTTCAGAAGCGGGTTGGCACCCCAGGGGAAAAACTTTGAGCTTGGGAACCATGTAATACATGTTGCAAATATTGAGCAGACTGCAAACCTGTGTGGAAAGCCAGAGAGTTTGTACAAAACTACTCAGGAAATACAAGTAGCAACATCATTCCATGAGTATGAGAATTCTTAGGATGGAAAAGAGATGTTTTTCACAAATTCCTCCAGGTAACAAAATGATGGCTTAGACTTTTCCATTATCCCTCTATTTCCCCTCTTGAACCTGACTTGATAGGAACAGTCTGCAGTTGTGAGAAATGCCAGGTGACAGGAGTTGAGACTAGAAGAAGAAAACTATCCGACCACAGGATGCTTCTTAAAATTAACTTCAGGAGCACAACTCAAACTAGAAGGAGTCTACAGAACCCATTGGCAGGGATGCACCTCTCAGCCAATGCAGGGTGCTGGATTCAAAGAACATAGACATTACCAGAAAACCGCAAGGAATTTGTGCCATTTACAGTGGGAGTACTCACCCTCTGCATCCAGGGTTTGGAAGATTCCGTGTCTGTCAAATGACAATGAAGAATCACTGTAAGGTCTGTAGGAGGAGGACACGTCATGTTCAatggaacaaaaaacaaaatatttattcacgGCGTCCTTGGGGAATCCATTACCTTTCATATAGAGCAGATTGCTGCTGAGGGTGTTGGGGTACAGATgagtgaagataaaaaaaaggcattaggaaagacaaaaaccaagGGACGGTTTGGATGGGAAGGATGAGAGTGGGATCACCTAAAACAGAATTAAGGCAcccatgaagagagaaaaaggaaacttgcCCTGTCTAGGAAGAGAGTGTGGTTGGAAAGtgaacaggagagagagggagatcattagagagaaaaagagaaagagggaaagacaaGTGCAACAAGGACCCAGCAGAGATAGCTTAGaggatggaggaaaagaaaagattaggagaaagagggaaaaaatgtgaTGAGAAAGAGGATTGAGTATACCAGGAGACGAGAGACATGAAAAACGTaaactcagaaaagaagaagggtGGCATGAATAGTATTGCATAAAGTGGGCAGGGCATAAGCGAAGCAGCCAAGGGTAAACTGACACTGGCATGAGGGTAAACGCAGAGAAAGCTGGGCTTTCGGATGTATTTTAGTACCAATTGGGGCATGATGCGGACTTTGGTCACGAATGACCGTCTTGGCCGGGAAATAGCCGCCACCGTGAGAACGGCaaccgggcagaggcagacatgcgtcctccgctgggtgacagaacaaagagagaacgggagagtgcacgccatccgctgacagatgagcacacctccggcctctgactgcacgtgaccacactggagcgagatcacggaattggcccatctgaggaccacggtgagaaacacagagcactctgggaaagggacacttggTGGTTGTCTGCATGGGGAAACGGGGATAGCGAGCACTTCCTGATGTCCCTATATCTGAGATCATCACATTTCCCCTTCAAATGAAGTCCCTTCTTGTTTCATTGTATAATCCCCTTGATGGTCTCCATTCTATGCTTCTTTCTTGACTGTTTACAGAACAGGTACATTTTTCTCATCTCActgcatttttgttgtttaatgcGGTTAATCATCCCTTTAGTTTTTGCACTGCTAGTTTACTTCCTTCCAGAGACCATCATTAATGTGTAGCAGTTAGATATGCGTCTCACCCTGATTTTTGTTGCAGGAGAGAATAGACCTTTTCTCTATGTGCATGATTTCCTAAGGGTGTTGCGTTCTCGTGTGTCAGACTTACAGGTCCATAGAGACGAGTGACATTGAAGTTAACAGAGCCTTTTCCTTGTTGGTTGAGTGAATTAAATCATTACAACCTCCACGtttccttctcttgcctctgGCACTTGTGACTTTGTTCCCCTCACTTACTGTTCTTTCTGAGACCGTCTCCACATTTTCCCCACCCATTACCGGCACCAGATTATTCATTGTCACCTGTGAGTGAGTGTGCCTtgtgtcttttcatcttccttgTCTTCGTTATTCCCtgcaaataaattcagaaatgtcCAGTTAGCTCTTTCCCACTTTAACCTCTATAAACGCAGTGACCTCAACAGCCATAGagacataaatatctatgcaggaGTCCGTATGGTCTTGAAGTCCTAGCGCATTGTCTTGAAAGCATTGCCCCAGCATGGATTTCTGATTTATCAGGCGCTGTGTCTGTGATCCGCTGGATCACCATCATTGCAGACTCTGCCTGAAATTGGGCAAAAGTTTAAGCTGTCTTTTGTTCCTCATATCACTGGGTACTTGTCCAGCTTCCATCTTGAATTCTGCGACTGCGTGCTCCATTCTGCCACAAATCCTGCCAAAGGCACAGGCCCTATATCCCTTCCCAGCTCTCACAGAGAACCTCGTCCTTTCTCTAAGGAGACAAGAAAGAACCCAAGCCAACATCCCTCATCTGGGGACTTTAAGGGCCCTCCAAGTTGGCTTCTGTGTGTTGTGGAGGGAAATTCTCTCTACGGAAAGGTCTCCAGTCTAAACTCTCTACCACCAAGTTCTACCACATCCAGTACCTTGCCCAACCCCACAGAGCGAGGGGCTTGCTTTGTTCTGAAGTGCATTCACAGACATTCCTACGTTTGATGACTACAGTTACCGTGAACAGATTATTGGATCCATTTTACTGCTGAGGAGATTGATACGGATGAAGTAAAAATCAATCTCTCACCCAGTGTTAGTACCGTCAGCTCTcaggctggagcctgggaagGGCCACCCTTAGTCCAAGGCTCTTTTCACTCAAACAAGCTGCCTCCTGTCACGTCCTCTTTTGTGTCCTCTGACAGTAGGTAGGTGTGGCCTCCTGCCCTAAAGGTCACAGTCCATCAGGAAGGAAGCCGACACTTGCACCACTATGACCTCCACCCTGGGCATATCTGCTCTCTGCGCCCACCTAGCCAGTCCTGGTCCTACCACGGTCCCAAGTGCAACACGCAAACTGGGACAGCTTGTCAAAACATTACGAGGGGAGGTGTGGAGGGTCTTGTGAGCCAGGCACCTTGGAGAAGTTCAGTGCGGTGAGGGCCTGTGGCCACCTTACCTGGGCCGAGTATGTGGGCAAGGTGCTTGGCCAGCCTATATCCCTCAGCCAGTTGCTGGCGGAAGGCCTGCCCTTGGTGGTCGTCAGAGCCGTCGTGTGTCAGCAGGTCATTGAGGTGCTGACTCAGCAGGGCCCACACTTCTCGCCCTTCCTGTAACTTGTGCCGCAGATAGGCCAGTTGCTGCTCCTGCTCTTGAATTAGGAGATTGGATTCCCTAAGGtgggacagaagagaaaacttgagAGTCCAAAGGGATGAGTGACAGAGTCTAAAGATTTTCAAGATTTCTGTGAGAACTGCCCCCAAGGAGTCCTCAGAGAATTCTGGCCGATGTGTGGCGACTTGCCTGtggcaaagagaaagaggaaggtaaATCACAGGTTTCCTCTGTATCAGAGAGAGCTCCTGTCAGATGCCTGGACATCCTAGTCATTGTTTCTGCTGTCAACAAAACCAGGTGTCTTCCTAAACCTGTTTTAAAAACGTGTCTCTTCAGTTAACCCCTTCAGCCATGCCCGCTTCTATGTTGAAATACACATGGTGCATTCTGCAGTGAATGGAcacaaagccagacacagaaatgtGCACGAGCACAGCTGGGTTAGCTGGAAAGAACACGAGAATGACAGGGTCAAGGAGACAGaattctttagaaagaaaacacaacaagccctCGTGAGACAGGCGGTGATTGTGATTAAAGGGAAATGAGCGGGTGATGGCACAACACTGTCAACGTACTAAATGCCACCGAATTGTTCACCTCAATTTGTGCAAATTCGTGTTTGGTGAATTTCAGTTcaaaaatttatagttttgaaaaaaaagagtaagtgaGCCTCTGAATAACTGGAGTCCATAATTTTCCAATTACTTTTCCCTAGTTGCTTTACAAACATTTGAACACAAGTGCCTGCCACGtacatttctgccttctcttggcCCAAAGTTGCTCCCTGCCCCACTTCAGCTTTTCCCACAGCTACCCACCAGCCTACCCCCACACAGCCCTCCTTACCTGAGCTTCTCGGCTAGCGCTGACTTCTCTGCCAGCTTCCCCTCCTCAAAAGGCAGCTTGTCCCCAAGCACGGATTCAATGATGTCTTTGCACTCTCCACACTCTGAAAAAGGACAGAGAGCCCTGCCTCAGTGGAaagctggccatgct encodes the following:
- the LOC123280818 gene encoding putative NBPF family member NBPF5; protein product: MAVCPHALSDPRAEVTLQESNQELRSQLAQSKQDFQALMEEFLVSEAAAYSLATELQKHKCGECKDIIESVLGDKLPFEEGKLAEKSALAEKLRESNLLIQEQEQQLAYLRHKLQEGREVWALLSQHLNDLLTHDGSDDHQGQAFRQQLAEGYRLAKHLAHILGPGNNEDKEDEKTQGTLTHR